The sequence TAAGAGTgtacgaattttttttttttaaattattgttaaatGCATGAATAACTGTACATGTagatttatagttttttttctgaaataaagatCACACCAAGAATTTCACATACTACATACTTTGTTCGTCGTTCGTATGAACTCGGATAATTCAAACGCTACCCTTCACTTGAATTCATCGACATGTGTCGACAAAATCCATACATAATGtataattatcaatattttgaacTTCATATAATTCGAATACATTTTGCCGTTCCCGTCGAGTTCGAGAAAACGAAATTCGACtgtatttaaaatcaaatatgaCGCACTACCTTAAAACCACCACTGACACAGCCTATGAAAATTCCAGACAATTCCCATTCTCTCTGCGCTTCTGTACTGACGTTTTTGATTGCAGCTATAGGAGTGTAAGATGGTAGTGTATCACAACTAGACATCACCTGTGAAAGTATTATTAAAATGACAATACAATTGTGTTCACGCGTGGTTGAGACCGCTGCCTTGTTAGAACAACTTCCAATGCTTTggaatattttgatgtttctaaaaatgaacaaaatgaatAGCACAACATAAAGTATGAGTATATTTACACaagtttttaaaacatgtacaaaCGCTATGCAATGAGCGAAAGACGCATAGCATTGGCATATCGAGAAAACATTAATTAGATAATTGAGGATTTTTAATAGATGCattctttaaatgtttatttacgaTACAAGTTAAAGCAACCAAAAGTTCCTtatagggcacatctatataaatacaaaatgaccatcttgtaaaattttggttgcaatgtctgtttgatactgccaaaaaattatcaggtaagtatttacactagttatttaacataaattgttaaatccaacaactaattaaatctgttacctctttcagtagagtaaatacggcaataagacattgacctgaTTCGATGTGTGAATTAATTGCACATAATAATTAGAGGGTCACAATGGGGGTTGTTTTCAtgtattaaccatgcatttgaaggtaacgataatatttggttgtttacatttaaatttgctgatatatgtctatctggtgaatgtacatatgatatgttcaggaggaaataaaagtatcAATTAATCATCTTCGGGTTAAGTATTAAGTAATCAATgagtcgcctcaattgagaaagaattgtttaacgtcagaggttatttctaaggtcacggagtttaattggccaacttgtaattacaacagctttcgacatcagtagctcagtcaagtgtgacttattgaattaagatattccttctcaagagaaggaataatgaAGACAGACGTTGTATGCATCAAAGTAAAATGGTAGTTGGTTTGGTTTGGCTGAATCTGTCCGTAAGCGATTATAACACATGCAATAGTTTCCCAAGCGAAGGCACCAAATGCCAACAAGAAAGCCCACATTCAAAAAACGCAGCCGCCCTTGAAGCACTCCTGGAAAGAGCGTATACGTGTAGATGTAGACACGTGCACTGTGGGGTGAGCACAGGCCCTAACATGTCccgtttgtttgtgtttttttttttttttttttttgttctttttttttaatgtttaaaatttaagaagaaagcaaagcaaaaattaaaaagtgCTGAGCATTTAAACTTGAGGTATGTTTCAGAACAGTACAGTCATAACCTCTTCTATCAAAAACGTTTAGTTATATAAAAAGAAGGAACTGTcgtaatttttgtcaaaactcttttatacataataataaattaaCTCCATGATCCCGAAAGACAAAAAAATTCAACAGCTGTAATATATGTACTTGATTGttctgtatgtgtgtgtgtgtgtgtgttttcttttttctttttgtattttcttttttggtatttgaacaattttaaaaataatatttacacttGCTCCTTTCTTCCAAAGTTGTGGAGATACAGCATCACAATTCACCAATATGAAGGCCTCGTGAGAAGTTTTGTTCCCAGAAGTACATTGTCTAGCCGCGGGATGAGATTCAAATTTACCTTTTGCAATGTCAGAAACAATGTCATACTTCTTGCATGTTGGAAAACCTACAATTTAGAATAGCAGAAAACTTGTTTATCCAGGATTTTTGACCGTGCTAAAACAGCATTGACGAATATCCAGAAACGAACCTACCCAAGCAATACTCTTCTTCTAACTTCTTACCTAGTATTGATAACGAAATCAGTATTGCTTGACATATTACGCCGTACGTAGTAACTTTGATGTCATAACTCCCATTACCCAATGTATAATCACTGAGtaatttgttttacatgattGATATAAAAGTGACAGTCAAAGCTAAGTGCCAACACTTAACCGCTGTAAGGAGGCTCTTACCCAGTGATACAGTGGACATTGTTGTGCTTGGCTGCGTGATTACAGCTGTTGGTCTACTCTGTAGAGTAGTTTTAGATGGGAAATTTGCGTTGATGGTAGTCGTTGCTGAAGAGATGGTTGACTCTGGTGTCGATGGCTGGTTCAGCTTATATAAAAGTATGTATCTTTATTCTGTTATTACGTACAGGTAATTACTGAATTAACAGTTAGATCATTTAGTTAGAAACTTTACACAGAAGGcaaaataaatggaaaaggaTATGTTACTATACTGTTAAAcgttatatgagccatgccatggaaaaaccaacatagtagctctgtgaccagcatggaaccagaccagcctgtgcatccacgcagtctggtcaggatccatgctgttggctaatggtttctctaaaatgcaataggctttgaaagcgaacagcatggatgctgaccagactgcgcggatgcgcaggcttgtctggatccatgctggtcgcaaagccactatgttggtttcccatggcatggcttatatatacatttttgcaaGCAGTAATGTTTGTTAAAATTCTGAATGTATCAACGTTGGCAAGTATTAACCTAAGTTAAGTTTTTCTATGGTAAGCTTATAAGGGTGTAAATCGTTACAAATACAGTTTagcaaaatatgcaaatattattACTAAGTTCTGTGTTTACTCACATACTTTGCAAACACATGTATCCTTTAGTCCATATGAATACGTTACTGTagaaaaaatagacaaaacaaaTCAAGTAACTGAAGACAGAAACGTTAGAAACATTCTATAGTGCGTTCTTTAGAATCAACATATATAAggaataaaattaacaaatgaaaaagtagTGTAATATCAAGGAAAATATCACGATGCATGAATTATTCTAACGCTAGAGAATTATTTGGTTTTTCTTAACATGTTAAGAACTTCTACAAAAGTGTATTAAAATTCTAATATCTATAGATTAAGACTTTAATCTAATAACATGTTTAGTTGTAgttgtttgttaaaaaagagTACGAAGCTAATGCTGTTTGCGTTTTGGTTATTATTGTATTTTGGAAAGTAGTGGTTTAGACCAATGCCATTTGCAACAAAAATAGAATACACAGCGTATTAATACGCACGGCTTAAATGTAGAACCATGTCGCCTTGAAGATCACCACCAACGTTGTGAATATCCCTGAGATGTTTCcaaactgaaatagaaaaaaagaagcaaggtCTTACATTCAGTcttaataaatgtgtattttcaTGTGGGGAACAAAACAGCCACAATTGTGTGTCTAAAATGGTAATTTATTGATTGTCTCCATACACAGTAATACAATAAGGTTATGATGATAGTAGCTTGATCAGGGATCCTGCATTCGGCTTGAACGTCGAGTGTGATCCACCCTGGCTAATTCCACGAGATACGAATACATAGTCCCAGATCCAGTAATTATTATGATGatctttttattacaaacctcCGCTTTTTTGTTTGCCATTCtattatcgaacgaaatcttcaatgttttaaCAGTGTACCGATGTTTAAACCAAACTGAGtgtagtttttgtgtgcgctatttatagaactgtttaGGGTTTTGCAtatttaatgaaagtagtccgtcAACATACGATACAAAAGGTACATTACGAAATATATTTTCTGCCTGTccgtatttacttgtaaaatacaagccgtTGTTTGACCGTATGACTAAGTATAATAACAAAAGGGTAgtaaataatgcatattttatcAGCTGGAATTCTGTTATACAATTTATCAAAAGAAGTACAAAAATGATACAGTATACTTAAAAAGCTCAGATAATTTTTCGCAATAACTTTCATATTAAAACTAGTGCAGAGTGTATTGCAATAGAGATGATCTCGATACGAACCTCCTTAGACTGCTTGGCTGTCCTTTATGCGTTTTACAATTAGTAAATACATATTGCACCCGGCCCCATGGGCCTGTAAGTCACTTTTAAGAATAAAATTTGTCAGTTATCTATTATGTTTTGGGACGGAATAAAATGTCTTCGAGACAGCCGGAATTTTGAGGTAAGCAAAATCGATGTATCGAGTTACAACTCTATTGTCCTAAACGTTcgagaaatataataaaatgtactgtTAGTAATTTATAACACGTAAAAATATTGAAAGTGGTGTTGGAAAATTTGTTGTGTATAATGCAACTTAAAAAATAAACGATAAGTTACCATGGTGATGCGTTTGACACTGTGACTTTTCATTATAATGTCCATAACGCAGGTAAAAATAGTCCCACAGGTCTGAAAATAGCATTTATATGATTAttgtttcagaatattttaacacaataaagctattatatatatacttttcCATAAATTATAGTTCTTTAATGCATAATTTTATGCTTTTTCAAAATAGCCACGTGTCTATTACGCTGTGTTCGTaacatacaatatttcattttcatgtttttactaGAGGTCTGCTGCTAAATGTAATCATCAGGTCGTaattcaatatcatttattaGATAATGAATATAACCCAGAACAAGAAATATGCCACcagatataaatggatgaaaactatttttttagtcttttaaaCATGTAAGTCACAGTAATGATGTGCTATAAATGTGGTTATCGAAAGAGTCATATTGTATCTCTTTAAGCTTTCGATGCCTACCAGATCAAAGATGTCGCAACGCACGCATGCGCGGCGCGAACGTACACAAGCGCGTgcaaaaacatacataaaaactCTTACACTGACAGTTGGAATTGCCGAACAGACACTCTCCGTAATGGTCGTGTCCGCCTGAAGTGTAAAATAATCATGTATaatcaatttcaaaaatatgaaacaCAAACAATCAAACTACAGTTATATACCACCTCATAATAACGACCACTTGTTTACATCActattttgataatttcattttgttgtttaGAAACATTTTGTATTCTTTTGACTTTCAACTCGCCGCTGTGACGTTTGACTCTATAACGTTATAATAATGACGTACAAACTGGGATTTTATTGCCAAAAAACGTCACGCATTTCAGTCCTCTTTGTTCAATAGAAAATCAAATTCGGCCATGTTTGAATGTATCCATGCAGAGGATTTTTAAGCACAAGTTTAATATTTCTGACAAGTGCTAGGAACGTAGGCAATCTATGTAATTTAGTAAATACCTTTCTAaattatctttttcttttctagCATCATGCATGACTTTTTTCATATGTCAGTCAAGTAAATTCTCTTACCACCAACTGGGTTCATCGGGTTCTTATAAAATTCACCATTACATTGACAGTTTTCACCGTGATCCACGGCGGCAGTGAGATAAGCTGCAAAAAATGAATTCACAAAAAAGACAGTGATACAGTAATCTGAATTATGGGTACATTTACACAGGACACGCTAAGCCACCAGGCTGGAATTGGTGTGTCTGCTTGCACTATCTTCAAATTAATATTACAAACAATCGTCTGGAGGAGTCGCCAAAATGGGATACTGGTTACGtctaaaaataaacttattaagcaaaaaaaaaatatatatatatatatatatatatatatatatatatatatatatatatatatatcttttaacacatgttttaaaaaataatgtaatgacTCATTTTGTCCCAGAAGATGCACTAAAATTTGGGAAGATGTCAGAACATACTTTTTCGTATGTATTACTTGAAAATCGGTGGTCTCCTCTTAGTCTATCTGATTTTGTTTACAACAAAGGAATTTTATTGTAGATTAGATACGTGATCAACCTACGGTATATCTTCTGCACATTTTGTTCTCTTTTGCAACTGAATACAATGTAGTAGGCTACAATAcctgttatttctaaaatagctCTCCCTAAGCATGCACGTTGGTGAATGGCTACCGGCTCCAGCAAAGACCAAACTGTAAAAGTAACCTAAAATAAGTCTTTAAGTTAATAAAACACGAAAAAGATCATgcgtgtatatatatttttggaatCAAATGCATCGTTATTAAGTGATATAATTTGTCATGTGGCCCTGTTCGAACATGTTCCATCCTGAAATTTTATCGTATGAAATCGATAACCAGATAAGCAAAGTTTTTAGATACTACATTAGCGGGCTGTGGAAGTGACAACAATATCCACAAATGTACGATTTCCTTTTGCTAGAAATGTCTCCCACTATTTCAAATGGCATTGTTAAAACAAACTGCTACAcagattatattattatttcctATGGGAAAGTGTGTTTAGATGTTTCAGAAAGTTTTACTTTGTGTGTTGCTTATGCAAGGTTGGCTGCTGATTGCTTGTCTCaacactgaaaaataaaaaaaataaacacaaacacatgaaaatacatgtactacataAACACTATAAACATTAGTTTTCTtacttacaaattttattaactagCACAACAGCAGTCTTTGATAACTTTTATAACAGAATGCCAACGCATGACAGCCTCTGTTCACAAACATACATAACACAAAGTTGGATCAATGTAATATTTAATTCGGATATCGTATATTTGTACTTCAGTAATTAGCTCACCTAAATACTCTTTTATCAGGTCACATGGTGGTTGAAAAACGGTTGGAGGTCTGGTAGGATCGGCTGAAAGGTATTATAGTTATAGCTTAAATTTTTAACCTCTTGTCTTGCAATATAGCAACAATTTGTAACATTACATCTTATTTTATATCGTACATCATAAACGTATAACTTGTTATTTTGTATGAAGGTGTAACACGCTGTCTTGTTATATAGCATATAATGTATGAAGAGCCTTATATCTAGCGATGGACCTGTATGTGAGATTATTTGACGTGGTTTTGTTTTATTAGGAACGCAGGTATGATTTATTGCATGGCGTGGTGATTGtcctgaaatattaaaatcattataattatgcaaaaaacaaaaacaaaaaaaaaacaacaaaaacatgtattatctTATCTTAAAGTATAACAGAAAAATATGATAACAGTAAACGTTATGGATCGTATACATAAACATTTCCGTTTATAAACCGCATGATTCAGTTTTCAACTTGATGAAAACAGTGAGCACAAAATCAACGAAATGTGTGGTAACATTTTATTTCCAGTGTTAGTTAATTGTTATAAGCGAATTATGTTTTATGCAGTATATTACTGTAGTTATCGAATGAAACTGCCAATGGTCGCACATAATAATATTACAAATCTAATGGCGAAAGAAATTCTAtcaatatctgatctgatataaTGCAGTATCGtctttaaacattataaaaacaagcatatttgctataaattattcacATCGCCAAGAGCTTTGTTTTATATGATTTTCCTTTTGCGCTTTTTAGGCTAACAGCGAGCAAATCAATACGTTTGCTCGAATTAATTCATGACTCTGATAAAAAGAAAGTTAAATCATCTGCTGGCTTGAACTCGTTAATtgacaataaattgaaaattagaGGACATATATTCAGTTTATTGTCTTCGTACTTGTTGTTGGTAATTTCTGTAGAATATTAATGTTATCTTACGCCAGAGAAAAAATGCCAATGACGTCTGCAGACTGGACAAAACTCCAATAactactgaaaaaagaaaacaagactATAATATACCAATGATGATGAATTGTCTGTGATAAGCGAAATCTGGGTCTTTGTAAGTGAAACATTCTTTAGAAAATGTAATGCAGGTATGCATTCAACCGTTACACAAAACCTGGGTTGGATAACAATAACTACCAATATAGCTCTTaaagcaatattttatttaagttataCATTTTTAGAATAGTACATGCAATGTATTGATCAATTACACTCAATGCGGTGAGATAATAATCATTCCATTAAACTTGGAACGCAGTATTTAATTAGTATTTACATAAACAATTAAGTAGAttcataaatattattatattctaATGCATTGTAAAATGCAAGTTTCTACTTATACAACATTTGGACTCACTGCGTATCTGTCAAATGAGTAATAAAAGCCCGTATTAATGCATGAATATTACGTATTCCATTGCGATGTATATCAAATCATACAATCATCTGGTCATCATTAGGATGCAAATGCAGTAGAGCATCTAACTGCGCGCATGCAAATAGTATGTACATGCAGGTATTTTATACAGGGATCATCAGATGTCAAGCAGTTACACCAGGATATCGAGACGGCATGCATAAATAGGAATATTATCTGAAACTGTGACCTTATGGTATTTAGGCCAATAGACCGAGTGTCTAAACAAAAAGGATACcaagaaataattatattaaatattataaatgcatACGTAATCCTTCCGAAACATTTGTAAATCAAATCCACTGAAATGATAGGATATAACAAATGCATACTCAAATTTTTATAATGCCAGTTATGTCAAGAGTATGTTTATTCATCAGCCTATATATAGACTTTGTAACAGGTATCAAAATAAAGTGACCTGTGATCAGAAATCGAATAATGCATATGTCAAAATCAGTATGTCAATCAACACTGCATCGCCTATTAGATGTTACACGTTTGAGTGTACAATATATGACTAAAGGTTATAGTTAGGTTTAACATAGTGTACAATTCAATGCATGCGTACACTTAAtgcgggagaattaatgccgaccaGTATGTCAATGCAGTTTGTCAAAATGCAGTATGTCAATGCAGGATGTCAAAATGCAGGATATGATGTCAATGCAGTATGTCAAAATGCAGGATGTCAAAATGCAGTATGTCAATGCAGTATGTCAAAATGCAGTATGTCAATGCAGTATGTCAAAATGCAGTATGTCAAACAGCAGTATGTCAAAATGCAGTATGTCAAAATGCAGGATGTCAAAATGCAGTTTGTCAAAAGCAGGATGTCAAAATGCAGTATGTCGATTCAGTATGTCAATGCAGTATGTCAAAATGCAGGATGTCAAAATGCAGTATGTCAAAATACAGTATGTCATTGCAAGTATGTCAAATGCAGATCAAATGCAGTAGTCAATAGTATCAAAGAAGCATAATGAGTAAGCAAATGAAATCGTTCAAATGAATTCAAATAGATGTTTATTCTAGATCAATAAGATATATGTCGtatgaaacaaatgtaattatttttttatttagtataaCAAATGAGATAGTGATAGACTGTTCGTACTATCATTTTTTCACTAGAACTAATATTAGTAGttttaattaatgtttttgtAAAGACTGTCGCTAATTTACTTCTGTAATAGTAGGGATATTGAATGACAACGATCCATAAGGGCAAAACTTGCAATTGTGTAACCCCATTGTCTGACCTTTCAAAcactaaactttttattttcctttttcttcacCTGAACCTCTCTAATTTCTACTGACAGTCGTTGTGCCTTGAAGAGTCAAATGTCTGCCCGTACAAAGGATTGTGAGATACTCAAATATAGAGAAAACGAAAAGTTTATTAAGTCTTGATTAGATTTTATTCTCGACACGTTGAATTTTAATCAGTTGAAGAGATGactaaacaataacaaaataagtattaGGATCATCAATTCCAGATCCGTTTCCGTTCTCGATATGTTTAATAGTGGCGCTTGTGTCACAGTCTTGATATGCCATCTGAAACAAAGAACATACAGTTTGTCATGCGGTGTTCTGAAATAAacagagaatattaggttactgtcttataaatataattttgttaagtGAGTCGAAgagaatataaaagtcgaggctctgccgagacatTTATATTTTCGTAGACGATCTTAACCATCTGATCAAACATCATTCTTATATGAAAATTCTAAATTtgccaccaactagatctgaatCAGCCTTGCATAGAAATTTATAAAGTAATActgcgcccttgtgaaattattacgcccgacgtataagcgcacatcgtgtataaatagtgataaaacgctattttgttataaatacagTAGGCGATTATGAAGAAATACGATATTGGGATAAAACTTAGCAATCTAACTTCATTTTGTGTAACATTGGCTTATCATTTCTTTTGAAAGTGTTAAAGATATGTTTAGTGCCTTTTGAAAATATAGGATAAGTTCCCTTGAtgataaatgtacactatttgcAATCCAACCCTAAAAGTAAGATCAGTTGAAATTGAATCAGATATGTACCTTAAAACTTTTGCTCAATATCCTTGTCAGAATAatttttgtatatcatatattgattacgttacacataagcacagacAGATTATCACTCCGtgttcatgctatcattgctaaaattattgttgaattgctttTAATAATacgatttgggtcatttgtggctgatttgggttcattatgttaaAAGCTGAATTCCAGCATCACAAATTATGAtaaatacaatagttaaagggaccagatatttgttagagcaagtacacCTTGTAAAATGCTATGTTCGattttggaccaatcagaaacaagttctataaatagcaccaaccAAAGCTCACCTCTGCTAAAGTATAAATATGTAGACGGATGGCATAgagatcattcggtatccagcaatagaagaagacacatcgaggattccaactaataatttatcccagtaccttgataaggaagttattgcaactacactgtcagggcggttAAAGCATTAAAAAGAAGACGACTGAAGTTCATAGAATAAAGATGAATTGCAGAATTtgaacaaggtttcgagctatagggccagcacATAGAAGTTTAACCTTAAGGATAGTTAAATGCTATAGACAAAAGCAAATATaagctgagcatcggaaagctgtgacagagacccagagtttggtaatctactgagatagtaggattaggagagttccagcttgtagacggttcagcgttattggcaaAGTATCGGATTATACccatatggtagttgaatgctacatatgatagcatataagcgctgagcattcaggagtcagggcaatcatatagagttgcaacttcaattaagaggacagaggacTCGTATGGTGTTGATTTAAAGACATTGTCTGGCGGGAACTTGAACAAAAAACAGTTATAGAATCTCCTGCCTACAGGGgtttgagctaattattattaattgaagattgctagtttgaaacatttagtgatttgcctgattcctgaaattatctagctcataatttaaaaaacatttactaCTCATTGGTACACacatcatttaggcaaggtagccagacgAAAGTTCATGTATGTTATGTTTGGTCTCACCAGctgtacgttttaacaaaggacattttaTATCGTTTTTAGCTAGTCTTAGGCATAGTCACCTTtacgattggacccatttcattgttcaagaaactaaaggcgtaggcacttccctgggtaaTATAACGCATATCCTGACAATCATATAGTTCTTAAAACTTTTGCAAAATAAAGATCCGTTAAAGACTGGTGCATAGGCGTAAGAGGTGTAGTACATTTCATTCCCTCAAAAAAAGAGATTCAGTCAAACAGAattagatttttttctgcttAGTATGCTTCAAAATGATTATCTGGGATGTTTGTTTAAATTGCACTGTTTTTGTTCCATGCTTTTGTGAGCTCTGCCTTCATGGGAACAATTTCGAACAGTTACGGGATATGtctgtacatgtatttactattTTTGTTAATCTCATATTGCACTTAAACGGAAAAAATTTACCTTAAAGCCGCCTGGTATACATCCGAGAAAAATCCCTGACAGGCCTTTATGTTCATGAATGCCTAGGTACTCTGCTCCAAATGTTGCTATTGGAGTATAGGTTGGTATCCGGTCACAGTTTTCCATCACCTTTAAAGTGAGATATAACGTAAACCTAGATAAGTGAAAGGCGATATATACATGCATTTCAAGTACAAATAAACTTGTCTTAGGGGTCACCTGTATTTAATAGCCACTTAACTTCCTTTATTGTTTTGGTCTAATTTCTATCCGAATTTAGCACCCACCTGACTTAATCAGTCACATATATGGTTGTCTTCATATTTAGTCATTTTAATGGGATACTTTTAAACGGTATGACATATTTTTTcactttcattaaaatttgttatCGCTCATATCTATCAGCCTACTTCTAGACTAATCAGGAAGAAACAACGCGAAACTGACTCTAAGAATGTCCCGATTTCAAGATAAACTGCTCAGTCAATTCCTCATCACATTTTAATCATCTTAATATCATCTACTTAAATAATCTTAACAGTATACATTAGGTAAACAGACCGATTGTCTAGATGGCATCACATACTAGTACTCATCAATTTCATAAATCTATCCATGTTTTATAATGTAGTAATTATTCTATTATCTTACGTGTTTGTTGATTTAAGCTTACGTTTAATCCTTTGATCCAGTTAGCAGGTGAACCTACGTTGCAATTTACTAACACAAACGCCTCGTTTGAAGTTCGGTTCCCAGAAGGGCAAAGATATGCCAACGGATGAGATGAAATCTCTCCAACAGCTATGTTCGACACTGATCTGTATTTCTGACAAGTCGACGTGATCTTTACCGAGGACTGTGTAGACGGAATCGTTTGGACTACAGGTTCTATCGTTGTAGGATTTGTTAGATTGGTAGTGACTTGGTGTATTTCTGTTACCCTCAAAGGAAGTGTACTTTTGACAAGTGAAcgttctgttgttgttgttttagcaTCTACAGTCATATGGATTGTAAAAGCCATTTTTCATTCTCTTATGCATAGAAACTCAGTATATAAAATAATGGAAAACATTGTAAGCAAGCAGTAAACAGGAATCTTAAAAAGATGTCGGTGTTGCATACATTATTTAACTTATACATTATACTATAATAGCGGTGTTGAAATATACTGAAGGCGATACCTTTTCTTCTGTCTCATTATTGAAATATCAATAGGAAGGTTTATATATAGTTCGGTTTCGAGATTAATGATGTTTTGTTTTCGTACTTTTAGTAATGGAATGTTCCGTTATTTAGGTACTGTATTTAAGTACGACAGTGGTTCTTACTTTAATACGGCAatgtaa is a genomic window of Mercenaria mercenaria strain notata chromosome 18, MADL_Memer_1, whole genome shotgun sequence containing:
- the LOC123539216 gene encoding uncharacterized protein LOC123539216, coding for MTYLVIGVLSSLQTSLAFFLWPDPTRPPTVFQPPCDLIKEYLVLRQAISSQPCISNTQIWSLLEPVAIHQRACLGRAILEITAYLTAAVDHGENCQCNGEFYKNPMNPVGGGHDHYGECLFGNSNCQCKSFYVCFCTRLYLWDYFYLRYGHYNEKSQCQTHHHVWKHLRDIHNVGGDLQGDMVLHLSLTYSYGLKDTCVCKLNQPSTPESTISSATTTINANFPSKTTLQSRPTAVITQPSTTMSTVSLGFPTCKKYDIVSDIAKGKFESHPAARQCTSGNKTSHEAFILVNCDAVSPQLWKKGASVMSSCDTLPSYTPIAAIKNVSTEAQREWELSGIFIGCVSGGFKMSYQDCDTKPTIVHIESGNGTGIHDPYNYFVIVNSI